The segment TTGGTTCTCTAGTAGCTCTTACAGGAACCACTTTAAAAACAGGTTAAACATAACACGATCGGTGAGGTAAGGCAGAAAACAACCTTCAGAAACATTAAATTCCCACGTTACTTTTGGAGTTATCTGCATCATACATTGAAGCTAAAGTGCAGTGGGTCACTGACTTCCAGacctttgcatttcttttacttcataTGCATGCTCCTTTCTGATTCCCTTACTTGATCATTTAAGGACCCAAATGGGAATCATGCCCTAACAGAGCAAGGAACATGAGGTTAGTTTTTTTACTGGTATTGCCAgacataaatataaaacaacaaaacttacGTATTCTGTCTGAAAGTCTGATGTGTCGCTGTGAGCGAGATGCTTCAGGTAGGAGTGGAACGTAATGGAATTTGCTTCACACCTGAAGAAGCCGGTTATGCTTCTCTCTAcccactttattttattttaagcttgattttaaaagagagaatttttaaagcagttaaCAGACAAGCAAGATCAACCACCTTGATGTGTAGGTCAATCCACAGTCAATTTTGACTTGGCTGTCTTAATGTTCTCtcctcatttatttacttataaaGACCCACTTTGCTAAGGAAATGATGTAAAGGCAATTGGTTGAGGTAATGGTTTCAGCCAACTTTAATCCTGCTGTTTAAAACAGGGAGTTTCTTCATTGGATAAAGACCATTTTCAGACAAACCAAGTTTTCCAGTTCCCTATTGTATGTAACTGGCACAGCTTTTCCATAGCACTGACCCAGCAGCTGATGCCATCACCTTAACAAGAACGTAAGGCAACTTTTGATCATCAAGAAATGGATTTATTGAGCAGAGACTGATACATTCATCACTGTGGTTTCAGCCATTGACTTTGAGGCAGATTTCCCATCGTTGCTCAGCAGTGAACGTAGTTTGTGTCAGACCATGCCTGTAACAAATCTTTGGTATCTCCCATGCCTCACGGCAGTGCTTCACAAAGCTTCCAGAAAGCAAAGTGACTAGAATTGTTCAATACTATGTGATGTATAGTAACAGTTAATGAATATTTCTTGCTAGTCAAGTTAACAAACCTATGCTAAAACCTGTGAATGTATTCATTATTCATAAGTATTCGCCAGTAGTTTCCACAGTTAACTTTCTCCCATGGGTTCTCACAGACTGTTTGGACTCTTTGTCATTTGTGTTATTGTTCACTGATGCCAgatgcttttccttcagctctgaaaGGCTGAGAGGTTTCGATTAGGAGGATGGCAAATGGTACTCTTTCATAGAGAATTAGGGACTTTGCAAAAGTGTATAATACTTCTTTCAGATAAACTTCACAAGTGTCTGGCAAACGTGTAAGCATACAcaaataacaaaagcatttctgtccCCCCTAAATCTGAACAATCTTAGTGAAACTATTTACAGAAATACTCATAAATTAATGTGGATTttgtagttttttcttttgttttgtttcacttttttttttacatttaattaagTTTAGTTCTATTGCTTACCAATTAGTTGGGCTCTGCTTAGAACATGTCAGGAAAATGGAGTTTTCAAATATGGGGATTTTCTGATGATGTATCTAAAGAAATTCAAGGACATTTTGTATGACCAGTGTATCTACCGGAATGAATATATATaacccattttctttctccaattCCATAGAATTTAACTGAAATGTGTGTTTGCTATGTGTGGTAAAAATAGATCCCCcctggtttggtttttaatttcttttctttctttattacatGTGTACTCAAGtaagaaaatgctgagaaataattttatagtCCTACAGTATAGCTGTTAAGAGGGATTTGTTTGTGAGGAATTGCAGCTGTGGCTGTATTAGTAAggcaaaaggggaaaagaacTGTGAAGGAAGAAGTAGGTGTTACAGATAGGTTGATATCGTCCTTTTCAAATTCCTATGGAGTAGAAGAGCCAATGATTGCATGACAGTTTGTCCctaaaatccattttcataaGGAGATCATGCCTTTTTACAAATACAATCTCATCCTCACTCTCCATTAAACATGCAACTGGACAGTCAGCTAGATAGAGACGTAGTGTGAATACTTTGAATGTGAATACTTTGAAGTAATGAATAAgttaaatgcataaataatatGTATGACTTTAGCATTAAAATATCATAATTATATTGTGTAGAACAGAATCCCTTTTAGAACAGTGTAATATTGGAGGCACTcgagcacagaaataaagattgCCACGTTAGAGTTAGAGTAGGCAGGGACTGATATAGAGGACAAGGGATCCTTGGGTCTATCAGAAggagctttcattttaaaaccatgtaaagcaacaacaacaaaaactcataagaacaagaacaaaagcacaaggaaaaaaaaaaaaaaacatacactgGCTCATAGACAGAACCAGAAGTATCATTTTAACTTGACCTCAGCACTACCTTCCATGCGTAAGCTCACAGCTTCATACTGAGGTCCAAAGAGCAGCATATAAAGTctttcaaagagcagaaattaaTCCTTACAGAATAACATTTTTCAGGACTGGGATGATAGAGAGTAGGCATGACACTGCCATGGGGAATCACTTTCACCTGCTTTCCACCATATGCCCTCAGACAAGGGGAGAAGTAGACAGGGAAGAGCAGGGCTTacttattttcagaagacaaTGAGATCCTGGAGAGCAATGCCCTCAGATACCATTACCTACTCTTtggagaaaagagcaagaaaatcCAGCAGATGTGGGGGAGGGCATTGCTCGCAGGATGAGTGCTGTGGACAGCCACCATCGCTCGCAGCAGTGATTTGGGAGAGAGCGCACTTAGGGGTAGGGGTGACGTGAGACATCGGACAAAAGTGAAGATAGCCAGCAGTGCTTCAGAACATCAAAGGGCTGCCCGCAGCCAGTGGTGGAGCACATCTGTCACCACAGGAAGCTCACTTGGACACTTGGCCCTGAGCTCATCCCAGGGATGTCTGACTGACACCACTGCAGTGCATAGGTGAGCTTTTTGATAGGTTCACTGACATTTCCTGTCACAGTCAAAATGAGGTGAATTGGTAGCTCCTGCCTTGGGATGCAGCAtggctgtgtgtgttgtggGTACAGGATAGTGTGCATTTATACAAAAAGCAGTTAATAATGTCAACTGCCACATGCCCAATGCAGTCATTAAACTTTAGCCCGCCCTTCCGTTTGCCCAAACACATACACTCTGGCTTCCCAACTGGCTTCTTTCTATGTGTTGTCCAATGCATGTAGATACCTCCATCTGCCTGGCCTCAGATACAGTGGTTGTTGCTCCTCTATTTGATTGCCAGATGTCACTGGGGAACAAGATGGGGAGGTTCCTGGATCCTCGGGGCAAGCTGGCCGTCTCCGAGGGAGCTCGCCGTCCACGCCGGCTGAAGAACAGGAATCCTCGGTGCCTGCCTCTGACGAAGACTCACCAGCCAGGACCACAGAGAGCTGGCAGTGGCCGTTGTCCTCATCTGAAACGCACAGCAACGTTGGGGAGGATTTTGAGGGATTTCAAACGCCAGCGCGGACTCCGGAGTGTACCATGGACTTGCAGTCTCCAGGGGATCAGTCACTCAGTAGGACTCCTCAGTTTGAAAGTGACTCTCCTGAGGAGGAGGGCAATGATGAGATGAATGAAGAGCAACGCGGTGTTGAGCCTGTCCCTAGGGATCGGGGTTGGAGAGGGCAGCCCCAGCTAACAGAGGGAGAGAAGCTGTTGATGGAAACCAACAGTAGGAttgtgcagctgctggaaaataTCAAGAGAGAGCATGCACAGTCCATGGGTCTCATGTCTCAGTCCATGGGCcgcatggagctgcagctgggcatTGTGGCTACCTCCACAAGAGCCATCCATAACTACCTGTCAGAGATTTTAGCTTTTCTCAAGCAGCCACGGACGCAGGTCCTTGAAACACGCATCTCCCAAAGAGCCACCCCCCATGTTGAGTTAACCTGTGCCTCGACATGGACTGGTGAGGACGCAGTGGCAGCCTCCACTGTGTGCTTACCAGGGGCCGAAGGGACGAGCGACTCTCGAGAACCGCCGCAGGCCACACTGCCTTGTCGCAGTGGCCGGCTGCAGAGAGCCATAACCGAGAGGGCCTCGTTGCCCATGCCTACACGCCAGGCaaaagggggagggaagaaaaaataaccacacCGTAGgatttttagggttttttttaatgtgcctGTCCTTTTAATTCTTAGCCATAAGGCCATCAGTGGCAGATTTCAACCATTTCCTACATTGGCTAACATTGTATTCTGGCTGACTAGATTAGTCTAACATTTTGTAGTTTATATTTGCACTGTTAACAATGTGTGCTGCTGGTATTTGAAGAGCATTTGCCTCTGTTCTTTCACTTTAACTTCATACAAGCATTTTTTTACTCTGTGCCAGGcattcattgcttttcttaCAAATACAAGTCATTTCTTGAGGCAGCTgttttttgagttttctttatCCATTATCCCATCCCCTCTGAGCAAGCATTCTGGAGCTGGTGGTAAGTATACAGGTCTTGGCAATACTCGCCTCCAAAACTGTGTTCGATCAGTCTTTGCCTGGTGTTTCTGGCATGCCAGCCTGAGGTGTTGGGGTTAGCCTGTACTGGATCGTGATCATTCTTATCCTCTGTGGGTCTGACAAGCTCACTTTCTAAGACCCTCGGTGGAGCTAATCCACGTGTCTTGGCTATGTTGTATTAGAAGTAATGTTGCCAGGATCATACCTCATATTTATCTTTTGGGGCTTGTATAGTAATGTGCCACCAGATCTATCTAGGCACCTGACTCTCATTTTCAAAGTTCCTTTTACGATGGATCTGGTGGTTGGATGGGCAGCATTATAATTTTTCCTCTGAGAGAGTCTGGGGATTTGAAACGGGAGTCACTAAGCAATGTGTTCTTGGGGATAAGAGCCATCTCCTGCACCAAATCTACTAGGAGGAGACTGTCCCCTGTAATTATCACAGATAATAATTATttaagtaaatgaaaagaaaaaagaaaaaaaaaaaaaaaaatgacttgcCTAGCAGCCAGACCTCTTGAGAATGTAAATGTCGTGACTTGCTGTTGGGTATTCTGCTACTATGTCTGTGATTAAGAGCTTTTCATCAGAGATAACCTATGTGCTGATAAAATACAACTACTTTCTGTGCCTTTAGGCCATCTAATTTCCTGAGGGCTCGCACCCTGAGTAGAACACGGGTGCAATTGGTAACCCACAGGGCAGATGGAAATGCACTttgcaataaattattttatatctgtTGGTGCTGCCTCTCTCGGGGGAATTTAATATAGTGGCACTCAAATTGCTATATGCATGCAGAGGCATCAGACTGGCTTATCCATGTGGTATCCCTGACAGTTCTCTGGAAGGATGCTGTTACCAGGAGTCCCTTAAGCGTGGTAACTAATGATCACAGGTGTAGCATGGCTCCTGTGTTTGACTCTCCGCATACCTTTGTAACGTTTTGTAAAGATTCGGAAGAGTTTATATGGCAAAGCAGTGATGAATTCCTCCTTTGGCAAATACTAGAAAATAACTGTAGGCCTAAAAATCCTCTTCTGTGAATACAGCTGAGTGGTGCTCTCTGTCTGGTGAGCCATAGCCTCTTCTTTCTCGTCTTTCTCTGAGACTGAAGTtaatcaaaataaagcagatacAATATTTCGTTATTCTACCAGTCAGCCACAGATTGCTCCCTTATaagtgtgcgtgtgtgtgtgcttgtggcTGTACTTTGCTAAATGAATGGTTTAATGATGAAATGCAGCTGGCATGGCCAACCTCCAGTGTAGGCTCTTTGCAGTAGAGAATATTTCTTCCCTTCCGCCTACGTCCAGCTGCGTTCCCTCTGGGACTACCGCTGGAGGCGTGCCTCTTCGGTCACACCGTTGACACACTTTACACCAGGTGCAAATTTTCGCACTCCCTCCATGGCTTTTTTATATCTCTTTTTGTTAAAGATGTTTGTAAATGTGTCCTCAGAGAATTTCCAGTACAAACTGGTAAGATTCCCCTCTTGTTGATACAAGAAACACGTGCTGCCAAATATTTAAGATCACAAGAATATTGGGAGAGAAATCCATTAGCGAGCTTTGAAAAATTATTCCAGTACGTGCGGCCTTTTGAACACGTGTTTCTGGTGCATACATGGTTTGCACACTGGTAATGTGGATATGAGCAGCTGAGCTAAAGGCAAAGACAAGTGGAAGTTTGTCCCAATATACTCACATATTATTTCTTTGGGATGAGTTTGAACAAGCTGAATACAAATCAGCCAATTAATTTTCTTGGCCTAATTAAAGCGTATCTGATAATACAGtgagaatgtttttattttacatgctACTTTCCCTTCAAAAGTGTGGTGCAGTAGTGTGGTCAGATGCAAAGATTTTGACGTACTCTGCAGGACTCACCATGTAGCTGCTGCCATTTAGAATAAATCACATTCCACTGTAGTTTTAAAAGGACAAATTCTGCTCAACTTTTGCATTTGGATCAAAGAcagtagagaaaaagaagaagctgcacggatgcagcagtgctgctgttggaaaAACTGCACGAGGAACACCTAAAGAGTTCCTTGCAAAGCAGCTTAAGCTGTCACCTGATCTCTcccatttctcagtgctttacCTAGATGTGGAAAGACACAAAGCCACTCGAGTGGGAGCAGCTATAGGGTGGGAATGATGGAAAAACTGTCCACAGGCAAGAAACCTGCAATAAACTCACACAGAACAAAGTTATTCCAGCTGGAAGTAGTAGATGATATTAATAAATGGTACCAACTGATATTTTGGTCGGATCTTAAATTAAGATCTGTCTTACAGTATTGTCTAGCAAAATCAGTGCAATTGGAGAGTGTGTATGTTTCATCcccaaacaaatattttcatgctttttaaatgtctgtCATAGCCTCATCACTCCTTCCCTGTAGCTTTTTGTTGTCTGAATGGGTATACGGTTACGTGTGTCTGTTAAAATAAAGGGGATCCATGTTCGTACATgatatatttctgtttacagATTTTGAGTACCTAATGCCTCATTTTCACAAACTTCCTTCTCTCTCTATCCCAAAGACCCTTTAGGCCTTCTGGGATGATATAAAGGGTGGGAAAGACTTAATGTGAAATCTCTCCACCCTTGAAGTGATAGATCCCctgaaaacagttttacagtctggcattatttttgttgtataGGTCAAATGTTAGTGGTGACATTGTTGCTTTATGATGCCttttgcagagcagaagtgcagaaaattttccttcagaagtTCAGAGTTTGTATTACAAAATCTTATGAAATGTGACttgaagtttattttatttttgagtaaATGTGATggttttaagattttttttcctttcttcctttcaccaaatgatttaaaatatacacaaataAAGCAGACCAATGGAAAACAGTCAAATGATAACTTCAGTTGAATAGAAACAGCAGCACCACTCGTGGGAAAATTTTCAAGTGTTCTGATTCTCCTCAATCCTTCCTTTCCCGCTTACTCCCTGACCCTCTGTGACACTAAAATAACCACTTCTAGGACAACTTTCTTTCTAATCAGAGGGCTAAAagttcttccctctcttccctctcctgtttaaaATGTCATCCTTGCATCTGCCAGATTTACCGTTTAGAGGGATCAAAAacttttttctcctgccttATTCCCATCCATATCCAGGGCCCTGAGTATGCTGCTCTCCAGTGTGAGGTAAAGCTTAAATCCCTAAATCTGATGGATGCTTTGCAGATTAGCATCATCTGTAGACTgcctgtttgggtttttttggtgtttttttttttaattttctgtctgtaataACCTAATGGAATAGGTAtccttttctgctgaaataaaaatctaacATTTGGGAGGTGGATCTGATTGCTGAAAATTAACAGTGCTCCTGCTCACGTTTTGGAAGCCTTGTAGCTAGGCTAAGGTATTGCGTTTACATAAATATTGCAGCCAACATAACTGGTCTCTACTCTGGTGaaacttcaaaggaaaagacACGAAATTAGCATGATTGTTAAACACAGAATAGTCAGTGTGGTTCAGTCCAATTTTTCTTAGGGAATCAAACATGTTGAAAGGGGTAGAAAGGAAATTTGTTGGTATGGTCTAAGTTTGGATTCTAGTGCAGGTTCAAAAATCAAACTGTTCTGCTGGCTTGGGCTACTCATTTAATTTCTCCATGCCTTAGTTTTGTAGTAGCAGAAATAGCAATAAATGAGCTGTAAGGCTATAATTAGTTGATTGATTGGTGCTTTGAGGTCCTCCGTCTGAGGAATGTATTAAACGCTAATGAATTTTGTTCATGACCACAGCTGTAACTGGGGCTAAAGCAAATGCTCTCAAGTTCAGAGGATCTCAGTCAAAGTTTATTCCCTGTATTTTATCGTCATGCCAAACAGTAGATGAGGATCCCAAATCCAAATGTTGAAGTTCTCATTCTCATTTGGACTTTGactgtttggtttctttctctAGATACATTCCCaaagttaataaaataataatcataataaataaataaacatataaaagtTTCCTTTGAAGAATGATGCAGTCGCTTACAGTGCTAATCTAATAATCCAAAATCACATAGATTAGACATGATTAATTGAGGAAAATAGGCATAAAAGAGCACTTCTGGAGTACTTGTTCTTGTccaaaatatcactgaaattCTGATGACTAAGTACAGTCTGCTTATCACTATTTGAAACAGTTCTTTACAGATTCATTTTTTCTAAAGgtcttctttccatttctataTAGATATTGTCCCTTCACATTTTGAAGGTTTGAAGAAGAGGATTGTTTTTCGAGTCACACTAAGTAAACATTAAATGCATGCAGGCTTAAAACTAAAGCATGCATGTTATGTAGCAGCAATAAAAAGTGCTCGGCTTGCACGACTTATGATGCTCAAGCATTGCCTTGttaaaatgccaaaaaaaatttaaaaaactttttctttgcatttttttgaaaagtaaatctCTTCCTTTGACCTTGCAATACTTAATTTTTCAGGTTTTCgacaaattatatttattttactgaatacTTTTATATTACAGATAAGGTGGATGAAATAGTACCAG is part of the Coturnix japonica isolate 7356 chromosome 5, Coturnix japonica 2.1, whole genome shotgun sequence genome and harbors:
- the LOC107314393 gene encoding uncharacterized protein LOC107314393 — its product is MVGIQKEGFLKNSTSQGRDQLPVQVADVTGEQDGEVPGSSGQAGRLRGSSPSTPAEEQESSVPASDEDSPARTTESWQWPLSSSETHSNVGEDFEGFQTPARTPECTMDLQSPGDQSLSRTPQFESDSPEEEGNDEMNEEQRGVEPVPRDRGWRGQPQLTEGEKLLMETNSRIVQLLENIKREHAQSMGLMSQSMGRMELQLGIVATSTRAIHNYLSEILAFLKQPRTQVLETRISQRATPHVELTCASTWTGEDAVAASTVCLPGAEGTSDSREPPQATLPCRSGRLQRAITERASLPMPTRQAKGGGKKK